In Haematobia irritans isolate KBUSLIRL chromosome 1, ASM5000362v1, whole genome shotgun sequence, a genomic segment contains:
- the sll gene encoding adenosine 3'-phospho 5'-phosphosulfate transporter 1 gives MSNRVPDVIICGFFVLTLLIIHFFSDILRTALGGDYDSHRTLSQLVDAQAKEYSWILKLLVNCFGYSCVFVPAFLIYKYVQRTNYLERGDKTYIHTAVSMCINGNSGSDLERDETLQKPDVTLVAGPPTQKSTPPKRSNSQEAMLLIWCFSGLMVSYLTWGLLQEKIMTQEYYNFDGMKSHFKDSQFLVFSNRILAFIVAILVLQYKRPMTRHKAPLYKYSFASFSNIMSAWFQYEALKFVNFPTQVLAKSCKIIPVMLMGKILSKNKYQCYEYFTAVLISLGMMFFMMGSADSNKTNGVTTVTGVVLLALYMIFDSFTANWQGDLFKAYAMTPLQMMCGVNLFSTIFTAASLSVQGGFIDSLSFATEHPKFVFDIIVLSISSAVGQLFIFYTISVFGPVVFTIIITLRQAAAILLSCLIYHHKISILGILGVMVVFLAIFIRVYCNQRIKAMRKRAEALKPKMAV, from the exons ATGTCGAATCGCGTACCCGACGTCATTAtatg CGGGTTTTTTGTTTTGACCTTATTGATTATACATTTCTTCTCCGATATATTGAGAACTGCCTTGGGAGGTGACTATGATTCACACAGAACATTATCTCAACTTGTAGATGCTCAAGCCAAAGAGTACTCATGGATACTAAAACTATTAGTTAATTGCTTCGGCTACAGTTGTGTATTCGTACCTGCTTTCCTCATATACAAATATGTCCAACGCACAAACTACTTGGAGAGGGGAG ATAAAACCTATATTCATACGGCAGTAAGTATGTGTATAAACGGAAATAGTGGGTCTGATTTGGAACGGgatgaaactttgcaaaaaccgGATGTTACGTTAGTGGCTGGTCCACCGACACAGAAGTCCACACCTCCAAAGCGTTCCAACTCACAAGAGGCTATGCTACTTATATGGTGTTTCTCTGGACTAATGGTGTCCTATTTGACGTGGGGTTTGTTACAAGAAAAGATAATGACACAAGAATATTACAATTTCGATGGAATGAAGTCACATTTTAAAGATTCccaatttttggttttctcAAATCGTATTCTGGCATTTATTGTTGCAATTTTGGTGCTGCAATACAAAAGGCCTATGACAAGACATAAGGCACCTCTTTACAAATATTCTTTTGCCTCATTTTCGAATATAATGAGTGCTTGGTTCCAGTATGAAGCCCTTAAATTTGTCAATTTCCCCACTCAAGTATTGGCAAAATCATGCAAAATAATACCCGTAATGCTAATGGGTAAAATACTTTCGAAGAATAAATATCAATGTTACGAATACTTCACAGCCGTACTAATATCACTCGGAATGATGTTTTTCATGATGGGATCGGCGGACAGCAATAAGACAAATGGAGTTACAACCGTAACAGGAGTTGTACTTTTGGCCTTATATATGATTTTTGATAGTTTCACAGCAAACTGGCAAGGAGATCTTTTCAAGGCTTATGCAATGACACCTTTGCAGATGATGTGCGGAGTAAACTTGTTCTCTACAATATTCACCGCAGCCTCATTAAGCGTACAGGGAGGATTTATAGATTCGCTATCATTCGCAACTGAG CATCCGAAATTTGTGTTCGACATCATAGTTTTATCAATAAGCTCAGCGGTGGGCCAATTATTCATTTTCTACACAATATCAGTTTTTGGACCAGTTGTATTTaccatcataataactttacgcCAG gcTGCTGCAATATTACTTTCCTGTCTCATCTATCATCACAAAATCTCAATTTTGGGTATTTTAGGAGTTATGGTCGTATTcctagcaattttcatccgtgtTTATTGCAACCAAAGAATCAAAGCAATGCGAAAGAGAGCGGAGGCTCttaaaccaaaaatggcagTGTAG